DNA from Natrarchaeobaculum sulfurireducens:
GCGTTTAACATTGGACACACCGGAAGGCACAATATTCTGTGAGCCCATAGGTTTCTGTATGTCCAGTATCACGGTTAACGTGGACAACGACTTCAAAGCGTAAATGGAAAAACACCCGGAGATCTGATCGTGGAAAAGTCGGGAATGGAACCAGATTGAGTGACACAATTCATCGAGCCCCTGTCCAGTTCATTGAGATCGTTCCTGTGGGCGTCTTTATCTGCCATCGCGAGCTTCGTGGATCCGTCTCTCAGTTTCACGCACGTACACGCAAAGATGACTGAATCACCACTATAGAGCACCCAAAGCAGGTTAGTATGGGTAGTTCTATTGGTGGTTTGCTCATATATTGGGCTAATACTCAACATGTGGTGTATATATCAATATGTGATTTAGTAAGCCGACCGATAACCCAATAAGTATTCAGAAAATAACATCAGTTGATGAGAGAAAAGCTAACTGAGAAATTGCATCAACCTGAATATACCGGAGAAAATCGATGTGAAGCGTGCACAGTAGTGAACATTATAATTGCAGGTGTGATTGGAGCAATCATTAGCCGGAAATCGAAACTTGCAGGAATAGCGTCGATAGGCGTTTCCCTCTTGTTAATTTACCTTCGAGGGTATCTCATCCCAGGAACACCAACCCTCACAAAACGGTATATGCCAGCATCAGTCCTCCAGTTGTTCGGCAAGGATTCAGAACCCAAAATACGGAACGGTTTAACTACAAGCGATAACTCAAGTCTCGAAACCAGCAATACTAGTTCAACCACGCCCTCAACAACCAATAACGATACTCAAGATGACTCTGACACGATGAAAATGCCTACAGAATCTCCAGAAGAATATTTCATTTCAATGGGGGCTGTAGAAGAATGCGAAAATAAAGACGATCTGTGTATAGCAGAAGCCTTCGAATCAGAATGGGTTGAAGAGATAAGTGATCTCAGTAATGGGGATTTCACAGCAGAAGATGTTGCAGCAGCACTAGACCTCAACATAGAGAACGACGAATTCACGATTCAAGAAGATGATCAAACTCGTCGCTTGAAGCGTGATAAACGGGTCGTTGGCCAATGGCCATCTGAAGCTGCTTTAATTGCTGACGTTGCTTCTTCTCGGATACTACGATCACGGGATGAGGATTGGGACAAATACAAACCTGACAAAAAAGGAGAGCTTCTCAACGGGCTTCGATTATTCCTTGATACCTACCCAACGACTGAGGGCGAGATCGTGCTCAGCGAAGAAACAGTTGAATCCTGCTGTAGTACTCATGAAGTAATTGTAGCAGTGTGTGAGGACACAGACGAGCGCATTTTCGAACACCCAATGCCGTGAATCGGCTCAGGGGGCAAGCCCCATAGAATTTGTAGAGTCACAAAGGGGAGTTATTTTTTCGGAGTTTGGGTTTGGCTAATTAATATCAGTATACGGAAAGCAAATCAGGGTTGTTGAAGGGTCTTAAGCCATACCCGCTATTAATATAAAGGAGAGGGTGTCATAGAACAGTTAGCATACCAAAGAGCAGGGTGAACGCTGAGGTGGAATGAGTTCAGCGACCCTGCAAGATGAGCCTTGGATAGACGAGTTCTTTGATCTCGTGGCAGTCGAGACGCTTCCGCTCTTCGAATCCCTCGACTTTGACTTTCTCAGTGAGTATGACGTGTTCGCCCCCGCTCGGGGGCGAACACGAGATCATTATCCGCCAGAATTGTTCAAAGGTTTTCTTCACTGCTACTACAAGGAGATCTACGGCCCTCGTCCTGTCACCCGAGAACTCCAAAATACGGCCGTCTGGCTCAGCTGCGGGTTCAATCGACCGCCGTCAAGAGACGCGGTCGATCGGTTTCTCACTGATCTCGGCCTCGTCGTTGACGACGTGTTCAGTCACCTCGTCGAACAGGCCGCTATTCGCGGCCTGCTCGACTCTACCTTCCGAATCGATTCGACCGATCTCGAGCCCCTCGCGTGGAACGATGACGCTTCGTGGAACTACGATCCAACGGCTGAAGAGTACTACTACGGGTTCGGCCTCACGATCGTTTCCGCAGGGCCAAAGGTTCCGATTGCAACGGAGTTTACGCAGGCGAAACAAGCCTCGAAGGAGACGGCAATGCGCGTCACGTGTGACGAGCTCGCGGCCAAGTATCCGATTTGGATGCTTGGGACAGTGGCTATGACATCCTCGATTGGCACGACTTCCTGCTGGAAGCAGGAGTCGTGCCGATCGCCCCGTACAGCGCACGAAACACCACTGATCCGCTTGATATCGAATACCGCGTTGAAGACCGAATCAGCGAATTTACAGAGGATGTGACGCTCAAGCGTTCGATCCTCGCTGAGACCTACAAGCGTCGAACGCAAGTTGAACGAACGTTTGGAGCGTGTTCAGACTGCGGCCTCGGGACGCTTCGCTCCCGAGGCCGCGCCCATGCGCGGGTACAAACGTATCTTGAGCTGTGTCTCCGAGTAATCGTCGCCATCACGAACTACGAACAGGGTGAAAACCCGGGTCGAACCAAGCTCGTGGCATGAGATGAATTGTATGATGCCCTCCACATAGTTACCGTTCACCTGATTCATTCCCAGGATATTCTGAATAAAGAGATCGTGCTACTATCTACTGACAATAGCCAACCGCTGAAAGCGATCAAGAAGGAGATCAAAGAGCTGTTCAAGGAGTATGGTGACGAGATCGACAGTCCCTACGATGCCCTTGAGCGGCTCCCACAGAAACAGCTCTCGGAATACGGCGTCGAGGTGGGAAGCGTCGAGGAGACGTACATTTTTCAGGCGATCAAGGAGCGAATGCATCGACACCTGCGGGCAGGTGTCGAGCGAGTCTTCTCGCGTCTGAAGTCGTTTACCGGTCTTGACCGAGTCCGTGCGCGCAAGAAGAACAACGTCGAAACTCATGTCGTTCTCTCTGCGGTGGCACTGGTTGCAGCCTCACTGACCGCAAAACGTCAGGGCAAACCAGGGCTGATACGCTCGCCAAGCCGGTTGATCTGACGGAAGCAAACACCTGTCCGAAAAACAGATCGCCGCCTGAGAGGCGTCGCTCTCAGGCGGCTCAATTCATGACGAAACTTCGACCAGTAGCGGTGAATCAAGACACAACTCGACCGCTATTGTCAGGTAAACCACGATCGATCTACCCGATCTTGTCCTCGGTCGCTTGAACAGCGGCTACCCTGCCACGTCGTGCGAACTGATTTTGAAGATGCAACAGGCTATACTGACAAGGTAAAACCGACACGTAGACACTAAAAGCCCCTGTCGCGCTTGAGTCCCGCGCCTGGCGAGACGCACGCGTCTCGCTGGCCTTCGCTCGTTTCACTCGTGAGGATCTCGCTGCGCTCCTCACACGGTTGCGGTGCTTGTGTCGTCGGGGTTCCCCGAGCAACGGAAGGCGCAAGCGCCTTCCGAGCATCGCGAACGCTCCGCGTTCGCTCAACGCGTCAGCCCCTTTCGATCCCACCCACGTGGTTTGATTGGGGGCTATCTGAAGCAATTGACTGTTCTACGTTTACGGCCCGCCCCGCTCGTCGCTGCCGCCCTCCGCATGCTCACGGCTCACTGCGTTCGCCGCTCGTCTCGAGGCGCTTCCCGGTGGTCGCGCCTCTTTCGCTCGCGACCGACCATTCCGGGCGGGCTTCCGCTCCAGTCGGTGCGGTTCCTGCCGGGCATCTGGTTTCGACGCCAGCACCAAGCGCGCTTTCGGTTGCGTCTCGCTCCGGTGGTCGCTCGACGGACACGAAATCGGCTTGTGTGCTGGCCGCTCGCTCCGGGCGGGTCGCCGAGTCGCTCACTCCGTTCGCGCCTCGAGTTCTGCCTCGCTTAGCTCGGCAGAACCACGCGCGGTGCTGGTTGAATGTTCTCCAGAGGCGCTCTCGCTCGCGCCCCAGGGGGACGCGAGCGAAGGCGCGAGCGAGAGCGCACATGGTGGATGAGTCGGTCAACGTCGAGAGCCACGGCTGGAGAGTCGTGGTGTTGGGAAAAGACGCCGAGTGAGCGTCTTTGGAACTAAGGATTCCAATGTCTAGTGAGAACTCAGTCAGTAAGGTCGTTTCGGTCGATGAACAGGCATACGAACAGGCAGACGCTCGAGCGGAGCGCGACCCCGACGCGGAGTACGTCATCGACGAAACCCCGGAGTTCCGGGCAACGGTTGAGATGGAGATTCAGGCGAAGGTGGATGCAAACCACCCAGACGGAATCGTCGATACAAGCGAGGATCGGATCTACGGCGTGACCCTGGCCCAGGAAGAGCGCATTCGAGCCAGAGAAGAAGAACTTGAGCACATCAGTGCTCAGGCCGAGTTCGGTCAGCAGAAGGGGCGGGCGTGGCGAACCCGAAAGAAAGTCGAAGTGATGCGTCGTGAGCAGCGGCGGTCGGAAAGCCGGATCGATCCCCGTGAGAAGCTCGAGCGCGAGCAGTTGGCAGCGGTCAATCAACAGGCACAGCGGTTGGCCGACGACGTCCAAGGTGGCTACAGTCGGGCGGTCATCGCGAAGCGGATCGCCAGCCGCGTCCTCAAGGGTGCGGACATGTTCGAGGCCGTGATGGAGACAAAAGAAGAGCTGCTCGACGAGGCAGGAACGATCGTCCCGATCGGCAAACTCGAGGAGATCAATCGCGGTGAGGTCAGTGTCGAAGGGTGCGTGATCGAACTGTGGGAGCCTGCCTGCTCGAGTCAGCAGCAGGTTGGGCTAATCGAAGATGAGACGGGACGAACGAAGTTCACCGTCTGGAAGAAGAGCAAGCAGCCGCTGGTCGACGAGGGCGAACGGGTGCGATTCAGGGCCGCAGCGAAGAACTGGTACAACGGTCGATGTTCGATCGCACTCACCCGGTGGTCACAGGTCGTCTTCCCAGAGCGTGACGCGTGGTGGGAATAGCCGTTCGTAGCCCCTTTTTTGCTGATGCGTACGGTCACCGCCACCGCCCACCACCTCCACGTTCCGGGCTGCTCACGGCCTACAGCCGTTGCGCTGCCGGGCTTTCGCTTACAATGAACATACTCAAATAACAGTCACTAACTCAGTCTCCTATGGGACGGGATGATTCGATGTTGAACAGAGATCTTATCCGGATCAAACCGCCCACATTACCCTGGTTGCGATACGTACACATCATCACTGGTCGCTTCATCAAGGACATCAGCTGTGATTGACTCAGCTTGATAAGCTTCAGAGGTCGAACCATACCAATCAACTGAAAGCAGCCGGCTAGCTGGGAAGATCTGTGAGAAGTTAGCCCCTCGCCCTCGACCTGCAGCGTGTTGCTTTAATCGAGTCGCAGCCGCTTGGGTCACACCGACATATAGAAGACGCTCTTTTTCTTGTGCTCGATGTGCCCAGCTTCGATTCGTTTGAAGATGGAATTCTTCGCGGAGTACTTTTTCAGTGACTGTCCGTTGGCGACACTCAAGGACATAGACCGCATCAGTTCGGAGTGACCCATCGGCAAACTGTTTCAGTAGTTCTGCGATCCGTCGTTCGTCGACATTATGGCATAAACACTCATTTGGACAATCAGAGCTAACGGGATCAAAAAGCGCAGATTCAACTCTTGGCAGGGTTTTAGACCGAATCTTATCTTCAAGTTCGGATTCGGTTGCATACCGCCATCGTCGTTTTTCTGTCGATGCCACAGTCTTATCATGTTTGTATAGACATAGAAAAGTAAATAATTTCGGTCTTAACAACTCTACATTTGATCCTCACTCCAGAGTGCAGCCAATTTATCAGTCAAGTCGACGTTGACGTTCAGCCCAAAACATTAGTTCATCTCGCATTTCATCAGGCACATCGCCAAAGAGACAACCCAACCGATTGCCTAGATTTTGCCAGCTTAGCTTATTGAACGTTCCCTCACTATACGGGCCGTCTGCCAATGCATCTTCCCACCCCTTGTGAAAGGTACGTTCTCTATCCTTGTCAAGCGGTTTTCGTTCGTCCTCCTCAAACATCAACAGGGTCTCATTAGACACCATGATTTGACTAGCTCGCTAATTGTTAATAAAAATACCTTTGGTATCGACAATTTTAGCGAAAATTTTGAAAAGGATAACGCCGTATGCTCCGTAGCTGCTGTACTGACCAGAGGAAGCCTAGGTGTATCAATGGTTGTAGATTTAAACAGAATTATATTTTATCTATCAGTCAAAAACCTTGTGTACTGAATGAGCAAAGCAGCGTTGTGGGAGTCATGGCTTGAGGAAACGCTCTTACAGGATCTCCATTCTTCTGAGGAACCAGATCCAGTTCCACTTTTCGAGACGACCGACAACGGACTCGAAACGAGCAGTGAGCTAGGGAGCTACAAGTGGGGAAAGAACGACGGTGACTACCTCTATCTCATATACCTCTTGGAGGGGTCAGTCACAGATGCACAAAGCGTGGTCCCGGTGTATGTGGGAGAATCAAGTAACATCAGCTCACGAATTGGGCAACACTCTCGAAAGATTCGCGATTCACTCCCCATCACAGAGTGGGAAGAGAACGACCAGTGGGGAGGCTTCTCGAAATACGATCAGATCGCAGCCGTTGCAGAACGTGCAGACGATCCGTTGTACGTCTGGATTATCGACGTCGACGATCTTGAGTACGGTCCATATGGCTATGAGACCTATCGCCAGGAACTCGAGGCAAAACTCGTTGGGTTGGTTCACGCACAGTCCCAGTACGAGCGCATCTTCGCCAATCGCGAGTTCGTTCCAAATCAGATTCTACACGAAATCGGAAAAGCGGGCCCCGAATGGGTAGCAGAGGAAATAACGTCTGGGTCTGTACAATCGGAGACTTACAATCCAAATACAGAGGCCGGTCTCACGACGAAAGCCGAGTGCTGGAGAGCATGGGTAAAAGAGTACATCTTAGCAGACATACAAAGCGATACGAGATCGGATCCAATTCCACTTTTCGAAGTGAACGACGATTTGCAGGTTCGAACAAGCGATAGTGAGATACTCCAGCGCTCTGTTGAGATCGATGCACGGATTCGCCGTGAAGGCCAAAAGTGTGTTACTCGAAACGGCATCCGTGAGGAGGGTTGCGACGGGTTGTTGTACGTGATGTACCAACTCGAGGAGCCTGCTTCGACTGCGACATCAGCTGATATTGTACCTCGCTACATCGGTAAGGCAGAAGCGTACGGAAAGAAGCGAGAACTCAGCTCGAATTTTACAGAAATCGCCTACGAACGGAACGCGACACGAAGCTTTGCACGATGGGGTGACGGAAACTATTGGCACGTTGGGGAACTCTCGATGGCACTCACCGGCAAAGACGAGCGCAAACAACACTGGGTAGAAGCGCTCTTCGAACCAGACTCACGAACATTGTCGCAACAGACCTACCTCTGGGTCTATGCTTGGAATAGTGAGGCAGACAGCAGTCCGCATCAAACACCCGCTACACTCGCAGAGGTCGAAGCATTGCTGATCGGGACAGCGTACGATGCGTACCCAGAATATCTCTTGAACAAGAGTGGGACACCAGACGACGCACCGGTCAAAGTGGAAACTCCAACGTTTGCTGACTAGCGATTTTGCGGCTGCTCGTTGTTGGCGTGTTTTTTGGAACCCACTGAATGGTGGAGGTCTTCTCGAGAACGATTCGAGAAGCGTGACTCGATCATGGTTACGAGCAGTAGCACCCGGGAAACGTTCGACGATTCGGATACCCGGCACGACGAGATGCACAGTACGATCGAAACATGGCTTGAGGACCTCGTTGAGGAGGTTGACGACGCTGTTTCGAGCGAGCAATTCAGAGAGTGGCTCGACGTCCAGAGTCGATTCCACGACTACTCTCACCGGAACACTTTGTTGATAAAGTTACAATGTCCACACGCGATCAAGGTCGCCGGCTATCGAACGTGGCAAAACGAGTTCGACCGGCATGTGAAAGAGGGTGAGAAGGCGATCTGGATCTGGGCACCGATCATCGCGAGACAGTGCCCTGAATGCGAGAATTCACCATCATACCACGGACGGAGTGACTGCGAGTACGATGACACTAAACCCGACGAGTGGGAGAAGGGACTCGTAGGCTTTCGGCCAGCGCCGGTCTTCGATGTATCGCAGACTGAGGGAGAACCACTTCCGGAACTCGAGACAGAGGCAAACGGTAATGCCGATGAACTGGTGCCAGCACTCCTCGAGGCGGCGACCGCACTTGAGGTAGATGTAGATGTCGTCCCTCCTCGGGCGTGGTCTCATGGCAGCGCCAAGGGCGTCTGTCAGTATCGTCTGGGGAAGCAGCCACTCGTAGAAATCCGTGATCGTGAAAACGAGGCCGATCTTGCCATCACACTCGTTCACGAGTACAGTCACGCGCTGTTGCACGGTGGTTCCGATACTGAAGACGAACGATCGAAACGCGAGCTCGAGGCCGAAGCCGTTGGCTACATCGTCGGTCGATATTTTGAGCTGGACACGAGTGGGTCAGCGTTCTACCTCGCTGCGTGGGAAGGTGACGAACCGGAGACGATCCTCGATCGACTCGAGCGCATTAGCTCGACTGCTCAAGAGATCATCGACATCGTCGAGGAGGAAATGGTCGATGTATGACGGACACTGTTGTTCGAGATCATTGAAGTACTCGAGGAATATCTTCAGCAGTCCTATCGACTATACAGGAGTGTTGTCGATCTATGTCTGAAAGGAGAGGTCATGGAAACTTCCTCTCTTCTCGTCGTTGTGGATCAGGATCACGCCAGTGACGGGGGCGCGTGTTACACTCGGAACGGGAGGTCGGTAGGTGGGTAGACTTGGAAATCGTGCTTCAAAGCCCCTTTTATGTTAGGGAAAGAGGATTACAAAGTACTTTCTCCAGTTCGGGACTGGTATTCTAAATTGCTCAGTCGTTCCTCTAATTTTTCAACATCCTCTTTCACTTCCTCAAAGCGCTCTGGTACTTCATGGTTCAGTCTGACGTTTGGATAGTATGGCTCTTTTTCTGAGTTCTTGTAGTAGAGGTTTACTCCTCCATCATCCTCTTCTATTGCTTTGCACGTAACAAACCGACGCCGGTCTAACCGATCAAGCACTGACCCGACGAGAGCTACTGCCCCGTCTCTGTTGTCATCATCACGGAGGGATTGGGGGATTATATCAGGGTATTCTTCTAATACCCAATCTGTGATTTCTTCAACGGTATACGCTTTTTCAGAATGATCCATCAATAGTCGGTGGGCAATATACACACTCAAGCGATCATGTGTTGCACCTGAGTTCCAAGCTTCCGAATCAACGTCTATAGGCATATGAACATTCGGCTTTCTGACGGTATAAGCTTTGTAGTTGAAATGATTATTCTGATCCCCTTTTACAGTCGTTTCCTGAGGGATTTACGTTTCCTCCTGCTAGTAAAGAAAGGACTTGTCGAGAAAGGAGAGAAGGACCGACGCACCAACGTCTACATGGTAACTAAGCGGGGAACTCGAGAAATCGAAGCCCGACGCAACTGGGAAAACGAGTACATCGAATTATAACCCGTATTGAGCGATATCCTTGCTGCTACATCACAGATCTCGCTTGACGTGCATTTATTTCGTCTCCCTGTGTTGGCCACTGGTAAATGTCTGAAAGCCTGTCTTCGAGGACAGTCAGAGAGAAAATCCTTGAACTACTCCACGATCGCATCATATCACATAGCAGCATTGAGGAACAACCATTCAAAGTAGAGTTTGAAGATCCTCTTCCAAACAAGATATGTTTCTACCTATACGGTCTCGGAATAGCTGATGAAGGGCATGGGTACACAATAAATGTTCGTCTCGATAAGACCAACGAAGATGGGAATATTATCACAGATCCCCCAGAGGACCATCTGGCGATTCTAGGAGGTTATAACCGGGACTACGAGGTATTCGTATTCTGGGACGATGACCTATACTACGATTATGGACCAGAGGAGAGCCAACCCTACACGCCCTACGTAAAAGAAGAGACAATCGAGGAGGCAGCCAGAACGGGCCTATCTACACAAAGGCGGGATCATCGGGAACGAGGTGAAGGCGGCGAGACCGTCATTGCGGTGGATGAGGACCATTTGGTTGATGCACTTTTGATGCGGAACAGGCTCTTCAAAATCCGGCGGATTCTACATGATGTCCTTCCTGAGGGATGGCGTGACA
Protein-coding regions in this window:
- a CDS encoding GIY-YIG nuclease family protein codes for the protein MSKAALWESWLEETLLQDLHSSEEPDPVPLFETTDNGLETSSELGSYKWGKNDGDYLYLIYLLEGSVTDAQSVVPVYVGESSNISSRIGQHSRKIRDSLPITEWEENDQWGGFSKYDQIAAVAERADDPLYVWIIDVDDLEYGPYGYETYRQELEAKLVGLVHAQSQYERIFANREFVPNQILHEIGKAGPEWVAEEITSGSVQSETYNPNTEAGLTTKAECWRAWVKEYILADIQSDTRSDPIPLFEVNDDLQVRTSDSEILQRSVEIDARIRREGQKCVTRNGIREEGCDGLLYVMYQLEEPASTATSADIVPRYIGKAEAYGKKRELSSNFTEIAYERNATRSFARWGDGNYWHVGELSMALTGKDERKQHWVEALFEPDSRTLSQQTYLWVYAWNSEADSSPHQTPATLAEVEALLIGTAYDAYPEYLLNKSGTPDDAPVKVETPTFAD
- a CDS encoding ArdC-like ssDNA-binding domain-containing protein, whose amino-acid sequence is MVTSSSTRETFDDSDTRHDEMHSTIETWLEDLVEEVDDAVSSEQFREWLDVQSRFHDYSHRNTLLIKLQCPHAIKVAGYRTWQNEFDRHVKEGEKAIWIWAPIIARQCPECENSPSYHGRSDCEYDDTKPDEWEKGLVGFRPAPVFDVSQTEGEPLPELETEANGNADELVPALLEAATALEVDVDVVPPRAWSHGSAKGVCQYRLGKQPLVEIRDRENEADLAITLVHEYSHALLHGGSDTEDERSKRELEAEAVGYIVGRYFELDTSGSAFYLAAWEGDEPETILDRLERISSTAQEIIDIVEEEMVDV
- a CDS encoding transposase; this translates as MLLSTDNSQPLKAIKKEIKELFKEYGDEIDSPYDALERLPQKQLSEYGVEVGSVEETYIFQAIKERMHRHLRAGVERVFSRLKSFTGLDRVRARKKNNVETHVVLSAVALVAASLTAKRQGKPGLIRSPSRLI
- a CDS encoding DNA-binding protein, yielding MSSENSVSKVVSVDEQAYEQADARAERDPDAEYVIDETPEFRATVEMEIQAKVDANHPDGIVDTSEDRIYGVTLAQEERIRAREEELEHISAQAEFGQQKGRAWRTRKKVEVMRREQRRSESRIDPREKLEREQLAAVNQQAQRLADDVQGGYSRAVIAKRIASRVLKGADMFEAVMETKEELLDEAGTIVPIGKLEEINRGEVSVEGCVIELWEPACSSQQQVGLIEDETGRTKFTVWKKSKQPLVDEGERVRFRAAAKNWYNGRCSIALTRWSQVVFPERDAWWE
- a CDS encoding GIY-YIG nuclease family protein; amino-acid sequence: MASTEKRRWRYATESELEDKIRSKTLPRVESALFDPVSSDCPNECLCHNVDERRIAELLKQFADGSLRTDAVYVLECRQRTVTEKVLREEFHLQTNRSWAHRAQEKERLLYVGVTQAAATRLKQHAAGRGRGANFSQIFPASRLLSVDWYGSTSEAYQAESITADVLDEATSDDVYVSQPG